A genome region from Arthrobacter sp. SLBN-100 includes the following:
- a CDS encoding YajQ family cyclic di-GMP-binding protein — MAGESTFDVVSKVDKQEVANALNQAQKELAQRYDFKGVGAEVDFSGEKILMKANSEERVLAVLDVLQSKLIRRGISLKSLDTGEPYASGKEFRLEASIKEGIAQDLAKKINKLIRDEAPKSVKSQIQGDELRVTSKSRDDLQATMALLKDFDEADLQFVNFRS, encoded by the coding sequence ATGGCAGGCGAGTCAACGTTCGACGTCGTAAGCAAAGTGGACAAGCAGGAAGTGGCGAACGCGCTGAACCAGGCGCAGAAGGAACTCGCCCAGCGCTACGACTTCAAGGGCGTCGGCGCAGAGGTGGACTTCAGCGGCGAAAAGATCCTCATGAAGGCCAACTCCGAGGAGCGCGTCCTGGCGGTACTGGACGTCCTCCAGTCCAAGCTGATCCGGCGCGGCATCTCGCTGAAGTCCCTGGACACCGGCGAGCCCTACGCCTCTGGCAAGGAGTTCCGCCTTGAGGCTTCCATCAAGGAGGGCATCGCCCAGGACCTGGCCAAGAAGATCAACAAGCTGATCCGCGACGAAGCCCCCAAGTCCGTGAAGTCCCAGATCCAGGGCGACGAACTGCGCGTCACGTCCAAGTCCCGCGACGACCTCCAGGCCACTATGGCGCTGCTGAAAGACTTCGACGAGGCCGACCTGCAGTTTGTGAACTTCCGCAGCTAG
- a CDS encoding DUF2461 domain-containing protein produces the protein MTTFQGIPAAAFEFYKELQDNNNREWWLENKDRYQMLVREPFIALLAELEPRFGPGKIFRPNRDIRFSQDKSPYKTAQGAFASIQEGVGYYLQISAEGLLVGGGYHSHTPAQLARYRNSVDASGTGESLRHIVAAVAAAGFMVEGEKLKTVPRGYPQDHPRAELLKHKSLSAATHLGQPGWLATPAAVQEIAALWDELRPLVDWVGRHAAP, from the coding sequence ATGACAACTTTCCAGGGCATCCCCGCGGCAGCCTTCGAGTTCTATAAAGAGCTGCAGGACAACAACAACCGTGAGTGGTGGCTGGAAAACAAGGACCGCTACCAGATGCTGGTCCGGGAACCGTTCATCGCACTGCTGGCCGAACTGGAGCCCCGGTTTGGTCCCGGCAAGATCTTCCGGCCCAACAGGGACATCAGGTTTTCCCAGGACAAGTCACCCTACAAGACAGCCCAGGGTGCTTTTGCGTCCATCCAGGAAGGGGTGGGCTATTACCTGCAAATCAGCGCGGAAGGGCTGCTGGTAGGCGGCGGCTACCATTCCCACACGCCCGCCCAGCTGGCAAGGTACCGCAATTCAGTGGATGCCTCTGGAACAGGCGAATCCCTCCGGCACATTGTCGCAGCCGTAGCTGCTGCCGGCTTCATGGTGGAGGGCGAGAAGCTTAAGACCGTCCCGCGCGGGTACCCCCAGGACCATCCCCGGGCCGAGCTTCTGAAACACAAGTCCCTTTCCGCCGCCACCCACCTGGGGCAACCGGGCTGGCTGGCCACCCCTGCCGCGGTCCAGGAGATCGCCGCGCTCTGGGATGAGCTGCGGCCGCTGGTGGACTGGGTTGGCAGGCACGCGGCACCGTAG
- a CDS encoding catalase, which produces MTAISTTQSGAPVTSDAHSKSVGADGAIILTDHYLVEKLAQFNRERVPERVVHAKGGGAFGTFKTTEDVSKYTKAAFLQPGADTEMLIRFSSVAGENGSPDTWRDPRGFAVKFYTSEGNYDLVGNNTPVFFIRDGIKFPDFIHSQKRLPGTHLRDADMQWDFWTLSPESAHQVTWLMGDRGLPASWREMQGYGSHTYQWINAEGERFWVKYHFKSNQGVNSMSSEQAEQLAGSDADFYIRDLSENIEAGNFPSWDLHVQVMPYEDAKTYRFNPFDLTKVWPHADYPLIKVGTMELNRNPENYFAQIEQATFAPSNFVPGIAASPDKMLQARIFSYADAHRYRVGTNHAQIPVNQPKNQVNNYSQDGAGRYHFNAPSVPVYAPNSVGGPAAVEPQNPAGGWENDGELTLAAHSLHAEDSDFIQAGTLYREVYDEAAKARFLETITGAVGGVKSPGIKERAIQYWTNVDAELGAKLRANLGAVAAPSAPTSDAEAANKIG; this is translated from the coding sequence ATGACTGCCATTTCAACAACCCAGTCAGGTGCCCCCGTTACGTCCGACGCGCACTCGAAGTCAGTTGGTGCCGACGGTGCCATCATCCTGACTGACCACTACCTGGTGGAAAAGCTCGCCCAGTTCAACCGCGAGCGGGTGCCGGAGCGCGTAGTGCACGCCAAAGGCGGCGGTGCATTCGGTACGTTCAAGACCACCGAGGACGTGTCCAAGTACACGAAGGCAGCCTTCCTCCAGCCCGGCGCCGACACCGAAATGCTGATCCGCTTCTCCTCCGTGGCAGGCGAGAACGGCTCCCCGGACACCTGGCGCGATCCCCGCGGTTTCGCCGTGAAGTTCTACACCTCCGAGGGCAACTACGATCTCGTAGGCAACAACACCCCGGTGTTCTTCATCCGCGACGGCATCAAGTTCCCGGACTTCATCCACTCCCAGAAGCGCCTCCCGGGCACGCACCTGCGCGACGCCGACATGCAGTGGGACTTCTGGACCCTGTCCCCCGAGTCCGCCCACCAGGTCACCTGGCTGATGGGTGACCGCGGCCTGCCCGCCTCCTGGCGTGAAATGCAGGGCTACGGCTCGCACACCTACCAGTGGATCAACGCCGAGGGCGAGCGGTTCTGGGTCAAGTACCACTTCAAGTCCAACCAGGGCGTGAACTCCATGAGCAGCGAGCAGGCTGAGCAGCTGGCCGGCTCGGATGCTGACTTCTACATCCGCGACCTGTCCGAGAACATCGAAGCCGGCAACTTCCCGTCCTGGGACCTGCACGTCCAGGTCATGCCCTACGAGGACGCCAAGACCTACCGCTTCAACCCGTTCGACCTGACCAAGGTCTGGCCGCACGCTGACTACCCGCTGATCAAGGTGGGCACCATGGAGCTGAACCGGAACCCGGAGAACTACTTCGCCCAGATCGAGCAGGCCACCTTCGCGCCGTCGAACTTCGTGCCGGGCATCGCCGCGTCCCCGGACAAGATGCTGCAGGCCCGCATCTTCTCCTACGCTGACGCCCACCGCTACCGCGTGGGCACCAACCACGCCCAGATCCCGGTGAACCAGCCGAAGAACCAGGTCAACAACTACAGCCAGGACGGCGCCGGACGTTACCACTTCAACGCTCCCTCCGTGCCGGTCTACGCCCCCAACTCCGTTGGCGGCCCGGCTGCAGTTGAGCCGCAGAACCCGGCCGGCGGCTGGGAGAACGACGGCGAGCTGACCCTTGCCGCGCACTCCCTCCACGCCGAGGACAGCGACTTCATCCAGGCAGGCACGCTGTACCGCGAGGTTTACGACGAAGCGGCGAAGGCCCGGTTCCTGGAGACCATCACCGGTGCAGTGGGCGGCGTCAAGAGCCCCGGCATCAAGGAGCGCGCCATCCAGTACTGGACGAACGTCGACGCCGAACTCGGCGCCAAACTTCGCGCCAACCTCGGTGCCGTCGCCGCTCCGTCCGCACCGACTTCTGACGCAGAAGCTGCCAACAAGATCGGCTGA
- a CDS encoding putative quinol monooxygenase, with amino-acid sequence MSSPIDLQATFIPNDGEFYRVKLALEIAIDEVVNEPGCIRYELTEAAEEKLVLTEQWASEEDLAKHSKGIAVQDLNESLSALLAEPVKLERL; translated from the coding sequence ATGAGTTCTCCCATTGACCTGCAGGCAACGTTCATCCCCAACGACGGCGAGTTTTACCGTGTAAAGCTGGCCCTGGAAATCGCTATTGACGAGGTGGTGAATGAACCCGGCTGCATCCGTTACGAGCTGACGGAAGCCGCCGAGGAAAAGCTGGTGCTGACCGAGCAGTGGGCATCGGAAGAGGACCTCGCGAAGCACTCCAAGGGCATCGCCGTCCAGGACCTGAACGAGTCCTTGAGCGCGCTGCTGGCCGAGCCCGTCAAGCTGGAACGCCTGTAA
- the htpX gene encoding zinc metalloprotease HtpX: MHKHYNGLKTAALFGVLWAVLLGLGALIGTSTRSSAPIWIMALLGVATTAYGYWNSDKIAIRSMQAYPVTEAQAPQLYQIVRELSVRANQPLPRIYVSPTMTPNAFATGRNPRNAAVCCTEGMLQLLDARELRGVLGHELMHVYNRDILTSSVAAAVAGVITSVGQMLLFFGGGDRRNANPLAMIAMALLAPFAASLIQMAISRTREYDADEDGSQLTGDPLALASALAKIERGVTIAPLPQDQRLVNAAHLMIANPFRGGAMNKLFATHPPMRDRISRLERMAGGPLR, translated from the coding sequence GTGCACAAACACTACAACGGCCTGAAGACGGCAGCGCTTTTCGGTGTGCTCTGGGCAGTGCTTCTGGGCCTTGGGGCGCTGATCGGCACCAGCACCCGAAGTTCCGCACCCATCTGGATCATGGCGCTGCTCGGAGTCGCCACCACCGCCTACGGTTACTGGAACAGCGACAAGATCGCCATCCGGTCCATGCAGGCCTATCCGGTCACCGAAGCGCAGGCGCCGCAGCTGTACCAGATCGTCCGGGAGCTGTCCGTGCGCGCCAATCAGCCGCTGCCCCGGATCTACGTCTCGCCCACCATGACCCCCAACGCCTTCGCCACCGGCCGGAACCCGCGGAACGCGGCCGTCTGCTGCACTGAGGGAATGCTCCAGCTCCTGGACGCGCGCGAACTCCGGGGCGTCCTGGGCCACGAACTGATGCACGTGTACAACCGCGACATCCTCACCTCATCCGTGGCTGCCGCCGTCGCCGGTGTTATCACCTCGGTGGGGCAGATGCTGCTGTTCTTTGGCGGCGGTGACCGGCGCAACGCCAACCCGTTGGCCATGATCGCCATGGCCCTGCTGGCGCCCTTCGCGGCGTCGCTGATCCAGATGGCCATCTCCCGCACCAGGGAGTACGACGCCGACGAGGACGGTTCGCAGCTCACCGGCGATCCGCTGGCGCTCGCCTCAGCCCTCGCCAAGATCGAGCGAGGCGTCACCATCGCTCCGCTTCCGCAGGACCAGCGGCTGGTGAACGCCGCGCACCTGATGATCGCCAACCCGTTCCGCGGCGGCGCCATGAACAAGCTGTTCGCCACGCATCCGCCCATGCGGGACAGGATCTCCCGGCTGGAACGGATGGCAGGCGGGCCGCTGCGCTGA
- a CDS encoding thioredoxin family protein has translation MATLDITGEQFASTIEGNDIVLVDFWAEWCGPCKQFGPTYSAISDKHPDVLFTKVDTEAEQQLAAEAGISSIPTLMAFREKVLVFSQPGALNAQQLEQVVDAVKALDMDEVHAHVARQREEAAAASKSAGPQDGTQIPEA, from the coding sequence ATGGCTACCCTTGACATCACCGGCGAACAGTTCGCATCGACCATTGAGGGCAATGACATTGTCCTGGTGGATTTCTGGGCAGAATGGTGCGGCCCCTGCAAGCAGTTTGGCCCCACGTACTCGGCAATCTCCGATAAGCACCCGGATGTCCTCTTCACGAAGGTGGACACGGAGGCCGAGCAGCAGCTCGCAGCCGAGGCCGGCATCTCGTCCATTCCCACGCTCATGGCCTTCCGCGAAAAGGTGCTGGTTTTCTCGCAGCCCGGCGCGCTGAACGCCCAGCAGCTGGAACAGGTTGTTGATGCCGTCAAGGCACTGGACATGGACGAGGTCCACGCCCATGTGGCACGCCAGCGGGAAGAAGCAGCAGCTGCCAGCAAGTCGGCGGGGCCGCAGGACGGCACGCAGATCCCCGAAGCGTGA
- a CDS encoding CBS domain-containing protein — MSAVREFMTTNAQCIKESQSLADAARMMLDLDCGSLPICGDDGKLRGMITDRDIVLKCVAAGHDPREMMARDLASGRPYWIDADANIDAAIEMMETHQVRRLPVIADHKLVGIISQGDIARNYSEQRVGELVEHISERKRMNA, encoded by the coding sequence ATGAGTGCCGTACGTGAATTCATGACTACGAACGCACAGTGTATTAAGGAAAGCCAGTCCCTCGCAGATGCTGCCCGGATGATGCTGGACCTTGACTGCGGATCGTTGCCGATCTGCGGTGACGACGGCAAGTTGAGGGGCATGATCACCGACCGTGACATTGTGCTCAAGTGTGTTGCTGCCGGGCATGATCCCCGCGAAATGATGGCCCGCGATCTCGCCTCGGGCCGGCCCTACTGGATAGACGCCGATGCGAACATTGACGCGGCCATCGAAATGATGGAGACGCATCAGGTCCGCCGGCTTCCGGTCATCGCCGACCACAAGTTGGTTGGGATCATCAGCCAGGGAGACATCGCGCGCAATTACTCGGAACAGCGCGTCGGCGAGCTGGTGGAGCATATCTCGGAACGCAAACGGATGAACGCCTAG
- a CDS encoding Fur family transcriptional regulator, with translation MTEHFDGQEAWAAALRAHGRRVTKQRLAVLAAVERHPHSPAESILSAARAELPELTAQSVYVVLGDLTDLHMLRRFEPPHSPALYETRVGDNHHHAICISCGRVEDVDCAVGHAPCLTPHWDENAKPMTIQIADVMYQGICQDCQQSQQLPSNRPSQEIEK, from the coding sequence ATGACGGAGCACTTTGACGGCCAGGAGGCATGGGCTGCCGCCCTTCGCGCCCACGGCCGCAGGGTGACCAAGCAGCGGCTGGCAGTCCTCGCCGCCGTCGAACGCCACCCCCACTCGCCGGCCGAAAGCATCCTCTCCGCAGCCCGCGCCGAGCTCCCTGAACTGACGGCCCAGTCCGTTTACGTGGTGCTGGGGGACCTGACAGATCTGCACATGCTGCGCCGCTTCGAGCCGCCGCACTCGCCCGCCCTGTATGAAACCCGGGTGGGCGACAACCACCACCACGCCATCTGCATCAGCTGCGGCCGCGTTGAAGACGTGGACTGCGCGGTGGGCCACGCCCCCTGCCTCACGCCCCACTGGGACGAAAACGCCAAGCCGATGACCATCCAGATCGCAGACGTCATGTACCAGGGCATCTGCCAGGACTGCCAGCAGTCCCAACAACTTCCTTCCAATCGTCCCTCACAAGAAATAGAGAAATAG
- a CDS encoding LysM peptidoglycan-binding domain-containing protein, translating to MNQPYSSTPDAPSRSFATDVPRSDLAVGRPAISNKLWAGMATAAVVAAVGVGALAAPATLAPTATTAAAPVAGALSQAQGTVADAVGAGSAESVQAPAEAPAADPPAAEVPAEAAPPPPAVEPAPAPEPATEPATAAGGNQYTVVPGDTVGAIAARFGVDMNAMLAANGLGQYSIILPGQTLVLTGPAVAVPAAAPAPAPASAPAPAAAPAPAPVVAAPAVRTIYIAGAGGQSMVDACIGPIHYTPNDGYSLFITEHDFCGGWARFSGIGVGETVSIPGYGTYTVTGRGQVPNPGTTNDVINVFGGFPRAILQTCIPGTSQMLLIALN from the coding sequence ATGAACCAGCCATACTCCTCTACCCCCGACGCTCCAAGCCGTAGTTTCGCCACCGATGTCCCCCGCTCCGACCTGGCAGTGGGCCGGCCCGCTATCAGCAACAAGCTGTGGGCCGGGATGGCCACCGCCGCAGTTGTGGCGGCAGTGGGAGTGGGAGCGCTTGCGGCACCTGCCACCCTCGCTCCAACAGCTACGACGGCGGCGGCTCCCGTTGCCGGGGCTCTCTCCCAAGCGCAGGGCACGGTCGCGGATGCTGTGGGCGCCGGTTCCGCGGAGTCTGTCCAGGCGCCGGCAGAGGCGCCCGCAGCTGACCCGCCTGCCGCGGAAGTGCCGGCTGAGGCGGCACCGCCGCCACCCGCCGTCGAGCCCGCCCCTGCCCCTGAGCCAGCCACTGAGCCAGCAACCGCCGCCGGCGGAAACCAGTACACCGTGGTTCCCGGCGATACGGTCGGCGCCATTGCAGCCAGGTTCGGCGTGGACATGAACGCCATGCTCGCTGCGAACGGGCTGGGGCAGTACAGCATCATCCTCCCGGGACAGACGCTGGTCCTGACCGGTCCGGCCGTCGCTGTACCCGCCGCGGCACCTGCTCCTGCTCCCGCTTCGGCCCCGGCCCCCGCAGCTGCCCCGGCGCCCGCCCCGGTTGTTGCCGCTCCTGCCGTCCGGACCATTTACATAGCCGGAGCGGGCGGGCAATCCATGGTTGATGCCTGCATCGGGCCCATCCATTACACCCCCAACGACGGCTACTCCCTCTTCATCACCGAGCACGATTTCTGCGGCGGCTGGGCGCGGTTCTCGGGAATCGGGGTGGGTGAAACGGTGAGCATCCCGGGCTACGGAACGTACACGGTGACGGGGCGCGGGCAGGTGCCCAACCCGGGGACCACCAACGACGTCATCAATGTGTTCGGCGGTTTCCCCCGTGCGATCCTGCAGACCTGCATCCCGGGAACCAGCCAGATGCTCCTGATTGCGTTGAACTGA
- a CDS encoding ABC transporter ATP-binding protein has translation MATAVSARSLVKKFGRREVLHGVDFDVEAGSVFGVIGPNGAGKTTTMRCLLDIIRPNGGEVRVLGVDPRQGGPELRRRIGYLPGELFLEGRVTGRKLLAHYEAISGPVPAGRIDALAERLGLDLDRHTRKLSKGNKQKLGLVQAFMHQPELLVLDEPTSGLDPLVQQEFHAMVREARHRGQTIFLSSHVLSEIQQTADTVAILRDGRIITVESVNRLREGAVRRIRLTASGIGAHDAVALLTGVPGVGKVEVLESDGAVTLSANLEGAIQPLVRRLGSFELTDLVLEEPDLEDAVLKMYSGRGEEVR, from the coding sequence GTGGCCACTGCTGTCTCCGCGCGCTCCCTTGTCAAAAAGTTTGGCCGCCGGGAGGTTCTCCACGGCGTTGACTTCGACGTGGAGGCTGGGTCCGTCTTCGGTGTCATCGGGCCCAACGGGGCGGGAAAAACCACCACAATGCGCTGCCTGCTGGACATCATCCGGCCCAACGGCGGCGAGGTGCGTGTGCTGGGTGTGGATCCCCGGCAGGGCGGGCCGGAGCTGCGCCGCCGCATCGGCTACCTTCCCGGCGAGCTGTTCCTTGAGGGCCGGGTGACGGGACGGAAGCTGCTGGCCCACTATGAGGCCATCAGCGGCCCGGTTCCGGCCGGCCGGATTGACGCACTCGCCGAGCGGCTGGGACTGGACCTGGACCGCCATACGCGCAAGCTGTCCAAAGGAAACAAGCAGAAACTGGGCCTGGTGCAGGCGTTCATGCACCAGCCGGAACTGCTGGTGCTCGATGAGCCCACCAGCGGCCTGGACCCCCTGGTCCAGCAGGAGTTCCACGCCATGGTGCGCGAGGCACGGCACCGGGGCCAGACCATCTTCCTGAGCTCACATGTCCTGAGCGAGATCCAGCAGACAGCGGACACCGTGGCCATTCTCCGGGACGGGCGCATCATCACGGTTGAATCAGTCAATAGGCTGCGCGAAGGCGCCGTGCGCCGCATCCGCCTGACAGCGTCCGGCATTGGAGCGCACGACGCCGTTGCGCTGCTGACCGGTGTTCCCGGCGTCGGAAAGGTGGAGGTACTTGAGTCCGACGGTGCCGTCACGCTGTCCGCCAACCTGGAGGGCGCCATCCAGCCCCTGGTCCGGCGGCTGGGTTCGTTCGAGTTGACGGACCTTGTCCTTGAGGAACCGGACCTGGAGGACGCGGTGCTGAAGATGTACTCCGGCCGCGGCGAGGAGGTCCGGTGA
- a CDS encoding DUF779 domain-containing protein, whose amino-acid sequence MVPANAINAAAVLPGEDFSRVALTVPAVELLRKLWLRHGPLMFHQSGGCCDGSSPMCYPAGDFLTGDSDVLLGLFDVSAGLEPQPLEFWMSREQFNYWSHTHLTVDVVPGRGSGFSVEAPEGKRFLIRSRLMDWQV is encoded by the coding sequence ATGGTCCCAGCAAACGCGATCAACGCGGCGGCGGTGCTGCCCGGGGAGGACTTCTCCCGGGTCGCGCTCACGGTCCCGGCTGTGGAGCTGCTGCGGAAGCTGTGGCTCCGGCACGGCCCGCTGATGTTCCACCAGTCCGGCGGGTGCTGCGACGGTTCCTCGCCCATGTGCTATCCGGCGGGGGACTTCCTCACCGGCGACTCGGATGTGTTGCTGGGCCTGTTCGATGTGTCCGCCGGGCTGGAACCACAGCCGCTGGAGTTCTGGATGTCGCGGGAGCAGTTCAACTACTGGAGCCACACGCACCTGACCGTTGATGTGGTCCCCGGAAGGGGCAGCGGATTCTCGGTTGAAGCGCCGGAAGGCAAGCGGTTCCTCATCCGGTCCAGGCTGATGGACTGGCAAGTGTAG
- a CDS encoding amino acid permease: protein MNLLRTKSIEQSIADADEPGRKLKRSLSTWDLMIMGVAVAVGAGIFSVGAKAAANFSGPAVTLSFAIAAVTCALAIMCYAEFATAIPVAGSAYVFTYATMGELLAWIIGWNLILELFTAAAVIAKYWGIYLSKVFALMGADIPPAISLGGVDLYWGAFLIVAVFTVLLVLGTKLSARVGNIFTLIKIAVVLFVIVVGFTYVKFENYTPFIPAAEPTGGAGAADVLKQSFFGFLTGAAPAQYGTLGIFAGAALVFFAFIGFDVVATSAEEVKNPQKTLPRGIFGGLAVVTLLYILVSLALTGMVSYTQLAEAESPTLTTAFEAVGDTSAAKVIAFGSLVGLTTVIMVLLMGLSRVVLAMSRDGLLPRALSKTSDKRSTPVRLQIICGAAVALVAGLTNVDLLEEMINIGTLSAFVVVSLGILVLRKKRPDLKPAFRVPFGKVLPIVSALLCLYLMTNLAVETWIFFAIWLVIGLAIYFSYGQRHSRLNERFGDASTAVNGTPVAAGASAVAAEDDEDALSRT, encoded by the coding sequence ATGAACCTTCTCCGGACAAAATCTATCGAGCAGTCCATCGCCGACGCCGATGAACCCGGACGCAAGCTCAAGCGGTCCCTCAGCACGTGGGACCTGATGATCATGGGCGTTGCGGTGGCGGTGGGTGCCGGCATCTTCTCCGTCGGCGCCAAGGCCGCTGCCAACTTCTCCGGCCCCGCTGTGACGCTGTCCTTTGCCATCGCCGCCGTCACCTGCGCCCTTGCCATCATGTGCTACGCCGAGTTCGCCACTGCCATCCCCGTGGCAGGCTCCGCCTACGTGTTCACCTACGCAACCATGGGTGAGCTCCTTGCCTGGATCATCGGCTGGAACCTGATCCTTGAGCTCTTCACGGCCGCAGCGGTGATCGCCAAGTACTGGGGCATCTACCTCAGCAAGGTGTTCGCGCTCATGGGCGCCGACATTCCGCCGGCAATCTCCCTGGGCGGGGTTGACCTGTACTGGGGTGCCTTCCTGATCGTCGCCGTCTTCACCGTGCTGCTGGTGCTGGGCACCAAACTCTCCGCCCGCGTGGGCAACATCTTCACGCTGATCAAGATCGCCGTGGTCCTCTTTGTGATCGTTGTGGGCTTCACCTACGTGAAGTTCGAAAACTACACCCCGTTCATCCCCGCCGCCGAGCCGACCGGCGGTGCCGGCGCCGCCGACGTCCTGAAGCAGTCGTTCTTCGGCTTCCTCACTGGAGCAGCCCCTGCACAGTACGGCACGCTGGGCATCTTCGCCGGTGCTGCCCTGGTGTTCTTCGCGTTCATCGGCTTCGACGTGGTGGCCACCTCCGCGGAGGAAGTCAAGAACCCGCAGAAGACCCTGCCCCGGGGTATCTTCGGCGGCCTGGCCGTGGTGACGCTGTTGTACATCCTGGTCTCCCTGGCCCTGACCGGGATGGTCTCCTACACCCAGCTGGCCGAGGCGGAGAGCCCCACCCTCACCACCGCCTTCGAGGCAGTGGGCGACACCTCGGCCGCCAAGGTCATTGCCTTCGGATCGCTGGTGGGCCTCACCACCGTGATCATGGTGCTCCTCATGGGCCTGTCCCGCGTGGTCCTGGCGATGAGCCGCGACGGCCTCCTGCCCCGCGCGCTGTCCAAGACCAGTGACAAGCGCTCCACCCCGGTGCGCCTCCAGATCATCTGCGGTGCCGCTGTTGCACTGGTGGCCGGCCTGACCAACGTGGACCTGCTCGAGGAAATGATCAACATCGGTACGCTCTCCGCATTTGTGGTGGTTAGCCTTGGCATCCTGGTGCTGCGCAAGAAGCGCCCGGACCTCAAGCCCGCTTTCCGCGTACCCTTCGGCAAGGTCCTGCCGATCGTGTCCGCACTTCTGTGCCTTTACCTGATGACCAACCTGGCCGTGGAGACCTGGATCTTCTTCGCCATCTGGCTGGTGATCGGCCTGGCCATCTACTTCTCCTATGGCCAGCGCCACTCCCGCCTCAACGAGCGCTTCGGCGACGCCAGCACGGCGGTCAACGGTACTCCGGTTGCGGCCGGCGCTTCTGCCGTGGCGGCCGAGGACGACGAGGATGCGCTCTCCCGCACCTGA
- a CDS encoding ABC transporter permease subunit — protein MNTALPLFRRAFFDTWRSTLAWAAGLAAAAFLYLPLYPSIGGSAQMQELMDALPVEMTKALNYDQIATGPGYTQATLFGLLGFLLMTIASVAWGAAAVGGDEESGQLELTLAHGVRRVQVVLERALALLLRVVLLAGIVFVLVLLLNGPSQLGIDPGNLSGAAVLFAGLALLSGTAALCAGAITGRRTYGISAGAAVGVLGYVFNAVGRQSQDVEWLLDISPYHWAYGNAPVVNGADWAAAAWLWGISAALVALAAVALERRDVGA, from the coding sequence GTGAACACCGCCCTCCCGCTTTTCCGGCGGGCCTTCTTCGATACCTGGCGTTCCACGCTCGCCTGGGCTGCGGGTCTGGCGGCCGCTGCGTTCCTCTACCTGCCCCTCTACCCGTCCATCGGCGGCAGTGCCCAGATGCAGGAATTGATGGACGCACTGCCCGTCGAGATGACCAAAGCGCTGAACTATGACCAGATCGCCACCGGTCCCGGCTACACCCAGGCCACCCTGTTCGGGCTTCTTGGCTTCCTGCTGATGACCATCGCATCGGTGGCGTGGGGCGCCGCCGCTGTGGGCGGCGACGAGGAGTCCGGCCAGCTGGAGCTGACACTCGCCCATGGAGTACGGCGCGTGCAGGTGGTACTGGAACGTGCCCTTGCGCTGCTGCTGCGGGTTGTCCTCCTGGCCGGGATTGTTTTCGTCCTGGTGCTGCTGCTGAACGGGCCGTCACAACTCGGCATTGACCCCGGAAACCTGTCGGGGGCCGCGGTTCTCTTCGCCGGACTGGCGCTGCTCAGCGGCACCGCTGCTTTATGCGCAGGTGCCATCACCGGCCGCCGGACGTATGGGATCTCTGCCGGTGCGGCGGTAGGAGTTCTCGGATACGTGTTCAACGCCGTCGGCCGGCAAAGCCAGGATGTGGAGTGGCTGCTGGACATCAGCCCGTACCACTGGGCCTACGGCAACGCACCCGTGGTCAACGGAGCGGACTGGGCAGCGGCCGCGTGGCTTTGGGGTATCTCGGCGGCACTCGTGGCGCTGGCCGCCGTCGCGCTTGAACGGCGTGACGTGGGAGCCTAA
- a CDS encoding acyl-CoA thioesterase — MHLLLRTLLLLLTSSRRPPLTVWDHSSLPLRVLPTDIDIAMHVNNGMYLSLMDLGRFDLMVRSGVWKRMRRRGWGPVVAAETVSFRKSLQLWQQYTIETRIIGLDAKAIYFEQRMVADREVYARAYIATRLVHKGLPVSQEDILREFGQPPADLVLPEWVHEWRASSALPGSRTPAPHLWG, encoded by the coding sequence ATGCACCTGCTGTTGAGAACCCTCCTGCTGCTCCTCACCTCATCCCGCCGGCCGCCGCTGACCGTCTGGGACCACTCGTCGCTGCCGCTGCGCGTGCTGCCCACGGACATCGATATCGCCATGCACGTCAACAACGGGATGTACCTGTCCCTGATGGACCTTGGCCGGTTCGACCTGATGGTCCGCAGCGGCGTGTGGAAGCGGATGCGCCGCCGGGGCTGGGGTCCCGTAGTGGCCGCGGAAACCGTCTCCTTCCGCAAGTCCCTCCAGCTGTGGCAGCAGTACACCATCGAAACCCGAATCATTGGCCTGGACGCCAAGGCCATCTACTTCGAGCAGCGCATGGTGGCCGACAGGGAGGTGTACGCGCGTGCCTACATCGCCACCAGGCTGGTCCATAAGGGCCTGCCCGTCAGCCAGGAGGATATCCTGCGGGAGTTCGGCCAGCCGCCGGCGGACCTGGTGCTTCCCGAATGGGTCCATGAGTGGCGCGCTTCGAGCGCCCTGCCGGGGAGCCGGACGCCGGCGCCGCATCTCTGGGGCTGA